The following coding sequences are from one Streptomyces sp. NBC_01485 window:
- a CDS encoding DUF2530 domain-containing protein: MAAFFSGPTKHEAPEPLEGPVVATVTGGTILWFVLFLLQLPFYGRLDDHGHLWWLWTCLAGAGLGLIGIWYVRRRDAAIKRDAVDRADRQDPEPQ; encoded by the coding sequence ATGGCCGCGTTTTTCTCGGGACCCACCAAGCACGAGGCGCCGGAGCCCCTGGAGGGCCCCGTCGTCGCCACCGTCACCGGCGGCACGATCCTCTGGTTCGTCCTCTTCCTCCTCCAGCTCCCCTTCTACGGCCGGCTGGACGACCACGGTCATCTGTGGTGGCTGTGGACCTGCCTCGCGGGCGCCGGGCTCGGGCTGATCGGCATCTGGTACGTCCGCAGGCGGGACGCGGCGATCAAGCGGGACGCGGTCGACCGAGCCGACCGACAGGACCCCGAGCCCCAGTAG
- a CDS encoding HAD-IC family P-type ATPase yields MAHTDAPASVPTTATGLTAAEVADRVARGQVNDVPVRSSRSVGEIVRANVFTRFNAIIGVLWVVMLAVAPIQDGLFGFVILANTGIGIIQEWRAKQTLDSLAVVGEARPTVRRDGTATEVTTSALVLDDVIEIGPGDKVAVDGVCVEADGLEIDESLLTGEADPVVKRPGDQVMSGSFVVAGGGAFRATKVGREAYAAQLAEEASRFTLVHSELRSGISTILKYVTWMMIPAAIGLVVTQLFVKNNGFKDSVARTIGGIVPMVPEGLVLLTSVAFAIGVIRLGRKQCLVQELPAIEGLARVDTVCLDKTGTLTEGGMDVTELRMLDGFDETYVRRVLGSLGESDPRPNASLKAIIDAYPDVEEWRCTESLPFSSARKYSGASFSEGNGENNTWLLGAPDVLLTDGAPALAETGRLNEQGLRVLLLARAARDLDDPEPAHGARPAALVVLEQRLRPDAADTLRYFAEQDVHAKVISGDNAVSVGAVAAKLGLDGRTVDARRLPAERAGMGQALDEGTVFGRVTPQQKRDMVGALQSRGHTVAMTGDGVNDVLALKDADIGVAMGSGSEATRAVAQIVLLNNSFATLPSVVAEGRRVIGNITRVATLFLVKTVYSVLLALLVVCWQVEYPFLPRHLTLLSTLTIGIPAFFLALAPNTERARPHFVRRVMRYSIPGGVIAGVATFVTYLTARHYYVGEGSLDAETSAATLTLFLVSMWVLAIIARPYTWWRVLLVASMGAAFLVVLIVPSLQDFFALKLVGTAMPWIAVGVAGVAAVALEFSWKWVDHRHPA; encoded by the coding sequence ATGGCCCACACCGACGCACCCGCCTCCGTGCCGACGACGGCGACCGGCCTGACCGCCGCCGAGGTCGCGGACCGCGTGGCGCGCGGTCAGGTGAACGACGTACCCGTGCGCAGCAGCCGCTCGGTCGGCGAGATCGTCCGGGCGAACGTGTTCACCCGGTTCAACGCGATCATCGGCGTCCTGTGGGTGGTGATGCTCGCCGTCGCGCCCATCCAGGACGGCCTGTTCGGGTTCGTGATCCTCGCCAACACGGGGATCGGCATCATCCAGGAGTGGCGGGCGAAGCAGACCCTGGACTCCCTCGCGGTCGTCGGCGAGGCCCGCCCAACCGTCCGCCGCGACGGCACGGCGACCGAGGTCACCACCTCCGCACTCGTCCTGGACGACGTCATCGAGATCGGGCCCGGGGACAAGGTCGCCGTGGACGGGGTGTGCGTCGAGGCGGACGGGCTGGAGATCGACGAGTCGCTGCTCACCGGCGAGGCCGACCCCGTTGTGAAGCGGCCCGGCGACCAGGTCATGTCGGGCAGCTTCGTGGTGGCCGGCGGCGGCGCGTTCCGGGCCACCAAGGTCGGCCGCGAGGCCTACGCCGCCCAGCTCGCCGAGGAGGCGTCCCGCTTCACGCTCGTCCACTCCGAGCTGCGCTCCGGCATCTCCACGATCCTCAAGTACGTGACGTGGATGATGATCCCGGCCGCGATCGGCCTGGTCGTCACGCAACTGTTCGTGAAGAACAACGGCTTCAAGGACTCGGTCGCGCGCACCATCGGCGGCATCGTCCCGATGGTCCCGGAGGGGCTGGTCCTGCTCACCTCCGTCGCCTTCGCGATCGGCGTCATCCGGCTTGGCCGGAAACAGTGCCTCGTGCAGGAGCTTCCGGCGATCGAGGGCCTGGCCCGCGTCGACACCGTCTGCCTGGACAAGACCGGCACCCTCACCGAGGGCGGCATGGACGTCACCGAGCTCAGGATGCTCGACGGCTTCGACGAGACGTACGTACGGCGGGTGCTCGGCTCCCTCGGGGAGTCGGATCCCCGGCCGAACGCCTCGCTGAAGGCGATCATCGACGCCTATCCGGACGTCGAGGAGTGGCGCTGCACCGAGTCGCTGCCCTTCTCCTCCGCCCGCAAGTACAGCGGGGCGAGCTTCAGCGAGGGCAACGGGGAGAACAACACCTGGCTGCTGGGAGCGCCGGACGTGCTGCTGACCGACGGCGCGCCCGCCCTCGCCGAGACCGGGCGGCTCAACGAGCAGGGCCTGCGGGTGCTGCTGCTGGCCCGCGCCGCCCGCGACCTCGACGATCCCGAACCCGCGCACGGCGCCCGGCCCGCCGCGCTCGTCGTCCTGGAACAGCGGCTGCGGCCCGACGCCGCCGACACGCTGCGCTACTTCGCCGAGCAGGACGTCCACGCCAAGGTCATCTCCGGCGACAACGCGGTGTCGGTGGGGGCGGTGGCCGCGAAGCTGGGGCTAGACGGCCGTACGGTCGACGCGCGCCGGCTGCCCGCCGAGCGGGCGGGCATGGGGCAGGCGCTGGACGAGGGCACGGTGTTCGGGCGGGTCACCCCGCAGCAGAAGCGGGACATGGTCGGCGCGCTGCAGTCACGGGGGCACACGGTGGCGATGACCGGGGACGGCGTCAACGACGTCCTCGCGCTGAAGGACGCCGACATCGGCGTGGCGATGGGGTCGGGCTCCGAGGCCACCCGGGCGGTCGCGCAGATCGTGCTGCTGAACAACAGCTTCGCGACGCTGCCGTCGGTGGTGGCGGAGGGCCGGCGGGTCATCGGCAACATCACCCGGGTGGCGACCCTGTTCCTGGTGAAGACGGTCTACTCGGTGCTGCTGGCCCTGCTGGTGGTGTGCTGGCAGGTCGAATACCCGTTCCTGCCACGCCACTTGACCCTTCTGTCCACCCTCACCATCGGCATCCCGGCCTTCTTCCTCGCCCTCGCCCCCAACACCGAACGGGCCCGCCCGCACTTCGTACGGCGCGTGATGCGGTACTCGATCCCGGGCGGGGTCATCGCGGGCGTCGCCACCTTCGTGACGTATCTGACGGCACGTCACTACTACGTGGGCGAGGGCTCGTTGGACGCGGAGACCAGCGCGGCGACCCTCACTCTGTTCCTGGTCTCGATGTGGGTCCTGGCGATCATCGCCCGCCCGTACACGTGGTGGCGGGTGCTGCTGGTGGCCTCGATGGGGGCGGCGTTCCTGGTGGTGCTGATCGTCCCGTCGCTCCAGGACTTCTTCGCGCTGAAGCTCGTCGGGACGGCGATGCCGTGGATCGCGGTGGGGGTGGCGGGGGTGGCGGCGGTCGCCCTGGAGTTCTCCTGGAAATGGGTCGACCACCGCCACCCTGCCTGA
- a CDS encoding FG-GAP-like repeat-containing protein, translating into MKDARPRRTRMVWATGLVAAGLTSGLLAAAPAQSVVGDQVADGADQYTVKVHVAGGTDNERACSGTLVDPQWVLTAASCFAADPQQATTLTRGAPPLPAVVTADGNKPTPAVQQTQKVQEIVPYPGRDLVMARFNPVSADDALGGPFPDIVSAQVSGAVPAQGDQLRAIGYGRTKLEWTPERAHTGAFGVDLVNPTTLAISPTSSGAALCKGDAGGPVLNVSGRVVGVVSAAWDGGCFNSQETRTGAVAARVDDIADWVQQVRLSSRQKQITDVMTAADFNGDGRTDVASLMKPGNAQVFYGRADGTLQFGSSLPAVGRSDQNRLVAGDFDEARGTELISVDNDGDLILHRQGRRAWPPILYDRTKLWTDATWKAGLPVAALRTGTAARDTLLFQWPDGSLYTYKRDADGNLVNQKKAMWPDKTWKKKLIATADFTGDGRDDIAAVASDGSLNLYPGKTDGTFDKARSMWPDKTWGGMRVVLGGDFDGDGKADLAAMTTAGDLRLYAGDGKGGLSAGKTMWPKV; encoded by the coding sequence GTGAAAGACGCCCGTCCGCGCAGAACGCGCATGGTGTGGGCCACCGGACTCGTGGCAGCCGGTCTGACGTCCGGGCTGCTGGCCGCCGCGCCGGCCCAGTCCGTCGTCGGCGACCAGGTCGCGGACGGCGCTGACCAGTACACGGTCAAGGTCCACGTCGCCGGCGGCACCGACAACGAACGCGCCTGCTCCGGCACCCTTGTCGACCCTCAGTGGGTCCTCACCGCCGCCAGCTGCTTCGCGGCCGACCCCCAGCAGGCGACCACGCTCACCCGGGGCGCACCGCCCCTGCCGGCTGTGGTCACGGCCGACGGCAACAAGCCGACGCCGGCGGTGCAGCAGACGCAGAAGGTGCAGGAAATCGTGCCTTACCCGGGCCGCGACCTGGTCATGGCCCGCTTCAACCCGGTCTCCGCCGACGACGCGCTGGGCGGACCCTTCCCCGACATCGTGTCCGCCCAGGTCAGCGGTGCGGTGCCAGCTCAAGGCGACCAGCTCAGGGCGATCGGCTACGGCCGGACCAAGCTCGAGTGGACCCCCGAACGAGCCCACACCGGCGCCTTCGGCGTGGACCTCGTCAACCCGACGACCCTCGCGATCTCGCCCACCTCGTCCGGGGCGGCCCTGTGCAAGGGCGACGCGGGAGGGCCGGTGCTCAACGTCTCCGGCCGGGTCGTCGGCGTGGTCAGCGCGGCCTGGGACGGCGGCTGCTTCAACTCGCAGGAGACCCGCACTGGTGCCGTCGCGGCCCGCGTCGACGACATCGCGGACTGGGTCCAGCAGGTCCGGCTCTCCTCCCGCCAGAAGCAGATCACCGACGTCATGACGGCGGCCGACTTCAACGGGGACGGCCGTACGGACGTCGCTTCGCTCATGAAGCCCGGCAATGCCCAGGTGTTCTACGGCCGGGCGGACGGGACCCTGCAGTTCGGCAGCTCGCTGCCCGCCGTCGGGCGCAGCGACCAGAATCGGCTCGTCGCGGGGGACTTCGACGAGGCTCGGGGCACCGAACTGATCTCGGTCGACAACGACGGTGACCTCATTCTGCACAGGCAGGGCCGCCGCGCCTGGCCGCCGATCCTGTACGACCGGACCAAGCTGTGGACCGACGCCACCTGGAAGGCAGGCCTGCCCGTTGCCGCCCTCCGGACCGGCACCGCCGCTCGCGACACCCTGCTGTTCCAGTGGCCCGACGGCTCTCTCTACACGTACAAGCGGGACGCCGACGGCAACCTGGTCAACCAGAAGAAGGCGATGTGGCCGGACAAGACCTGGAAGAAGAAGCTCATCGCCACGGCCGACTTCACCGGTGACGGGCGGGACGACATCGCCGCTGTCGCGAGTGACGGTTCGCTGAATCTCTACCCGGGCAAGACGGACGGCACCTTCGACAAGGCTCGTTCGATGTGGCCCGACAAGACCTGGGGCGGCATGCGCGTCGTCCTGGGCGGTGACTTCGACGGCGACGGCAAAGCCGACCTCGCCGCCATGACGACCGCGGGCGACCTGCGTCTGTACGCCGGCGACGGCAAGGGCGGCCTTTCGGCCGGCAAGACCATGTGGCCGAAGGTCTAG